The DNA sequence TTGCACTATTCTTGCGTACTACATAATCAAATTATCATGTTAGGTAGTGCGTCCTATCCAATCAAGTGCTGTTTGATTCAccgtaaaaaaaagaaaatgtggttCCCAACTGATTTGTGAATCTAaaagaagatataaaaaaaaaaaaaaaaaaatctaaaatggtATCAAATAGATCATTGACGCAATTAAAGCAAACATATAGaatcaaaaagataaaaagattttGTAAGGGTGACGATAATTAGAGTATCGCATCAAGGTCTGTCAACATGCCTGCTAGTCCCAAGAATCCGAGGGCGTTCTTTTCAAAGGATGTCACTCCCTTTGTGATGGCCGACAAAGAAACTAAACATCAAAAAAAGACTCCTAGGCGTCTTGTAAATACGGAGTCAACCAGGGCGGCTATAAGCGGAGCATCATGCAGTGCAATTCTTATTTATAATGgctcataaaaattaaaaaataataataaaaaagaatcatATACAATCTAATAGGAACCGGTACTTGCTCCCCACTCCAAGTAATGCATGGTTGGCACCTTGAGGCAATTGACTCCAACCTTGCTTTTTTATATAACCATAATTCCAGGCAACTTGTTGCAGCTCACTCTGTAGCAGACAAAAAAGACTTGACATCGTTGCCCACTTGGTCTTTCCTTGCTTACCTCCTTTCTTGCTTAAAATTCATAGAACCAACATCGCTAGATAATCTAAACGAAGCAGCAAAAATGGAAGGAAGTGCTTGCAATTGCATATCAGTGGGAAAAGAAGGTGGGGATGAATTCACCAACATCACTCTGCGGCCATTGGGTGTTTCTGACATAGACCACTTCATGGTGTGGGCTTCAGATGATAAAGTTACACCCTTTTGCACATGGGAACCCTATACCAGCAAAGAAGATGGCATCAGCTTTATCAAGGATACGGCTATCCCACACCCATGGTTCAGAGCAATTTGCCTTGACAACCGCCCAATTGGTGCCATTTCAGTGACTGCAAATTCAGGTAACGACAAGTGCAGGGGTGAACTCGGCTATGTTCTGGGTTTCAAGTACTGGGGCAAAGGGATTGCCACGCGGGCAGTGAAAATGGTGGCTGATGCTATATTTGAGGAGTGGCCACATTTGGAGAGACTTGAAGCTCTGGTTGATGTGGAAAATGTGGGCTCCGGGAAGGTGCTGGAGAAGGCTGGGTTCCTGCGAGAAGGGGTTCTGAGGAAGTATATTACTTTGAAGGGGAAAACGAGAGACATGGTTATGTTCAGTCTTCTTTCCACCGATCCCCGAACCTGACCACTATCTGTACACAATCAATTGtagatattattttcttaatatgtgTATCTCAAGAGCAACAATCAGCAGCAGACATTGCTGCTAAACATTCAGTTGGAATTCTTTCTTGTCACCTACAACTCCTTTGATACTGCAAAGAGATATTCTGTTAAGAAAATGCTATTCCTAGTTCCTACCACAAAATTTCTGGCAACGGCAGCAGACCTAATATCGTATGcatattaattaaaacaaaaagaaaggttCAGGGGGCATTGAAGGCCCATAAAATAAACAGGTCACATTCCTCTCATGCATACATGAAAGCTGAAACCTACAAAACACCTGCATAATGTGATGTGGTGTAAGACATATTGGTCTCTGTTTGTGAAAGGCAGCTAGATTAATGTAAATGTAATCAATGGGCCCCTTCCTCATTGAATTAAACCAATATCATGATATTCTTATGATCAGAGATAAAAAAGAACGTATAACAAACACTTCATATTAAATGACAGACCAATGGGGGGAAATGACTACGTAGTGGAAAGGTacctagtttttattttattgccaCTAATTTTGTACTTCTGTCTTCCTTATCGCATCGCATTGCTTTTCAAATGTAGGACAAAAGGCTCGCTCTTGTTCATACTAGCAACTTTCTGCATTATTTTACCTAACCAAAGCTTCGTTGGAAATGGCATGAAAATTTGGCAATAAGGAAACTGACAAGAATGGCATAGTTCAGATTGCTTATTTCCCCCAGTTTGTGTGTATGTTCTGCTAAGATTGTGCCGAACTTGTAACTAAATTATGGAGGCAAAGCTCTGGAAGGAAATCCAACATCACAGTATCACACTGGGAACAGAACAAATTTCTTGCTTGGAAAATTCACAAAGGTAGCAATAAATAACGCAGAATCTCTTTCCTACTTGGATTTCTCAAGTTCAAACAAGAATTTAAGAGAATCTTAAGTAGTCAAGCCCGTTGAGTTTCTGCCTAAAACCCATTACAGAATCTAATAAACCAACCTTTGTAACAAAGATCGAATAACAAAGCCAAATTCAAGAacaaatttcatcaaaatgataaagagaggaaaaaaaaaaaccttcaagtAATAATGTTGTCGGGTTTTAGATAGCTATACATAGTAACATCAATAGTCCTTCCTTTGACGATTACATATTTCCTAAGGACACCTTCCTTTTGAAACCCAGCCTTTTCCAGAACCCTTTGCGAGGCCTTATTATCCACATTAACAAAGCCTTCCAATCTCTCCATATCCGGAAACTCTTGAAACACAGTAGACATAACCATTTTCACTGCCATTGTGGTTATACCTTTGCCCCAGTACTTCGATCCTAGAGCATAGCTGACGAGACCTCTGCATCTCTCACTGGCAGACCCTGGTTTGATGCATATAAATCCAATCGGACTTTCCTCCAAACACATGGCCCTGTACCATGGATGGGGTATGGCAACTTCCTGAAGATAAACAAGTGCATCTTCTCTTGAAGTGTAGTGCCTTAGCCTGCTCGTTCGAATTACTTCATCATCGCATGCCCATTCCATGAAGTCATCCACATCAGATAATTCATAGGGACGCAGTTTGATTTCCatcaaactctataaaataaggtttgaatgttaatatctttcacaatgataggaaatTGCATTCAATCGTAGGGCCTATGCAAGTGAAAGATTAATCTCATAACATAATGTCAGGTGTTTGATTCCTTTTTTCTATAATCTGAATTGCAAGTTATACCTACTTTGTGTTTGCTGCACAAGATGGAATTTGCTTTCACAGGGCCGTAAAGGATACAGATGCACCCATATGGGAACTACTAAATGATATTAAATCGCTAAATTACAAACAGGATGCTAAGGAATCTCCTGAGCATGTTCAGTGAGTGCTACACATCTGGTCGTAAACTAGATtctaagtataattatatttcaattactTTAGAAGAATCAACAGTGCATGAACAGAAAGATAATAAACAGAGTGGAAATCAACTTTACCTGGATTCTAAAAGCCTTGTTCTTTTCAGGGTAGCGCAGTCCCCATCGTTCACAGGATGTCACTTCAAAGCATAAAAGGGTAAAAAAAGTCGTACCCAAATCCGAACCTAACCTTCTAAACCTCATTATCTTATTTACCCGTCAAACTTTGACCATTTTGTTTGTCTTCCACGTTTCAAAACAAACTTCCATCCAAACACACGACTTAGCTACCAACCTAACTTCCTCTTGTCAAAAGAAACTGACCTTTCGGAAGCACAAGGGTCAGGGCCGAACGCTGGAACCTGTCGAGTAGAAGGAATATTTGAGTTTGATTTTGGTGGGGTGCGCCAGGCCCGTGCTGTAGTGCAACGCATGGGCGACGCTCGAGAGCCCCAATAGCAAGCTACTGTTGTGGACTCTCCccctcaaaatataaatttaatatcgCGTGAGCCGATGGCTCACATATCAGATATTAAACTGATAAGAACAGATACTACACTTGATCTTAGCCAAAAGGCCGAGAAAGGTATGAACTTTCTCTTCCCCActtgttcttttttatatgaCACCACTCGTCTTGGCCCTCTTGTTGCTTTCCCTATGTGGGACTACACTCTTATGTTAGCATTTGCATTCGAATATGCCCCCAACTTCACCATAAAATCTGTCAGATGCCAACAAACTTTCACGTATTAAAGAGATCCGATAATAATTTTAGGAATCCAAAGACTTCAGCTTTAATTAAGAATGTCATATGTGGAGCAGCGAAAATCCATTAGATGCTATCAAACTTTTATATTTGATCTggaaataatattaagaatcCAAACACTTTCTGCTTTAAAGGATTTCATAAATGGAATAGCTTCTGGGAAGAATATTTTGTTGTCTAGACTTGATAAATACATGTTTGGGTGacaattaatctaattttaattgcAGATTTTGCAGGTCAATCAGACAATCATGCATATTGAACAACCATAGCCTCCTTTTAGAGTTCCCTTATTTTCCACCTCTACCAAAGTCTCAAATCCTCATCATACCTTGGGAACCTTCAAGCACCCTACCAGAGAACGCCATATTCAATGCCATGGGACGCGcccccccacccccctccccccaaaaaaaaaaaaaaatgtgcccACATGGTTGATGTGCGCTCTGCATTTGTCCTCGTCGGATTCTAGTCTGATTGAAATGTAGCTGACCGAATGGTCATCCAAACATATAGACTGCCATGGGTGGGGTATGGCAACCTTTTCAAGATATGTCGATGCTTCTTGATAGCATTGAGAATCTGGTCCGATGATCAGTGTTACAGACTCATCCACATCAGCAACAAACAACTCAAAGTTAAAGTCATACACTGAACAAAGACCTTTTTCAAAATAGTGATAAGTTTGGTTAACTTCAATTTCAATGTtgtttatcttatctcatttattcAGTTCAAATTCAAATATGTAATCCTTTCAGGATACCAAACTTTTGTACAAATCCATTTCTCTAAATACAAGCTGATACCTTTGTTAAAGGTAAGGCAGACATTTTTATCAAACCCCTAAATCTCTAGATGGTATCACGAGCCACAGTGACCACCGTTGTAAATCCTTACGACCTCCTCATTTCCCAACTCTACATCTGCTCTCATTCCCTCCCCACCAACATCCCTTATCCCCATCCCTTCATTTCCATTTAGCTCACCTGTGATAGCTTTCTTCTCTGGCGTGCCCAAGGTTGTTCCTTACTTGAAAGGCACTCATTTATTCGGTTATGTTGACGGTTCTGTTCCAGCAACACCTCAATGTATTTCCACTACCCAGAATGATCAAACACAtcctttttatataatctcCTACTTTTTTTAGATTTGGTCGATGCATCATTTCCCTTTGGTAAATATGATATATGACATTGGTAACAATTGAAAAGAACAAACAATCGTATCAGATACACGGTATGAAACTTAGTGGTGGCTTTAATATAAGCTGAAGGCTGGAGAAGGGACAGTTCAAGGCATAGGATCATCAGTAGATAAATAACTGTACATGACCATATCCCTGGCCTTACCTTTATTGAAGCTATACTGTCTCATGACACCTTCCTTGAGGAACCCAAGTTTGTCCAAGACCCTCTGAGAAGCCTtgttctctaattcaaccaaaGCTTGAAACCTAATCACATCTGGGAATTCTCTCAACCCTTCAGTGATGGCCATCTTCACTGCTCTAGTTGTTATGCCTTGCCCCCAGTACTGAGCAGCCAAGGCATATCCGACATCTGCCCTGAAACGGTCATCCCCGGACTGTGGCGTGATGATGATAAACCCAATTGAACGGTCGTCTATGCATATGGATCTGCAATAAGGGTGTGGAATGCAATAGTCCTTGATATAGAAAAGAGCTTCTTCCTTGGAGGAGAAGGTGTTCCACCGGGTGAACCGTGTCACTTTCTCATCTCCACCATACATCAAGAAGTCATCAATGTCGGAAGCGTTATATGGCCGGAGTGTGATTTTTGAAAGATTGAGCTCCGTTTCCTCCGCCATTTCAATGGTGGGAACAATAGCCTAGAGGTGTTGCTGGTTGCTGGGAAATGAAAGTTTTCTGTGTTTCTACAATTTGCAAACCTACCAATTGTACATTGAAAAGTTAGTTTATTCCATCGAAAAATATAGTACTTTAATTGCTCAATGAAAGTGTCAAGCTAGTCTTTCTTAAAGAAGCATCAaagttgttaaaaaataaaaaaaagggctTATAATTGGTGTTTGGAAAAGTTTAAAAATCAGCAACTTCCATTCTCCGTGGAAAATGCGATAACAATGATTATTATATctgatttaaaaattagaatatagtTATTAATCTCActgcacactctctctctaggCTTTATCAACCaggaaaaaagtgaaaaagaaaaaggatactCTGACATCACGTAGTAACTCGCCAGAAAAAGGAGACAGGCTTAAAGTTAACGTGCTTTGCACGGCAATCCACTGCAAACGGGGACGCCCaccagaaaaaggaaaaaaaaaaagaacaaaaaaaaggataatTCTACATCCCCACTGTCGATTCCGCTGCTATTGTTCCGCTTGACATGGATGCCCATGTGGCAtcccttttaatataaaaaaaaaatgtaaaataaattgaaaagagaaataGCTTGCATGTTTTGGAAAcggaaaaatacaaaacaaaaccctCATATGCTCCATTTCAGAACGCTCCCGTCGCCTCCTCTTCCGGCACTGACACCGGCATCGAGTCGGCGTGGCGAGGTAGCTCTCATCCCCGTTGACAGCCCCTCCCCTCATTTCGGTCGCAGCGCAACCCCTCAAAGAAACGAAGTCCAACGTAGCACCTCAACCACTAGGAGTGTAACCAGTCCAgtccagttttggacaaaatttaggactgaaccggtatgtaccggttttgcatttttcaaaaccgattatgccccaattaccctcctaaaccggtaccttcggttttaccagtttctggtccggtccggtccagtttttcagtttttttaaaatgtaaaaaacatataataaaatgttacatattatgataaaatgttattaataatttaatatatatattatgtttaaagcatatgatcaattaaatttttatctttaagattaaattcttatttgataaattataacaacatttcttatatataattatattaataacatatgatcaaacaaattacaaatgttcatatttaaaattaatattttatgttataatttataaattataatatgaaattattttatatatgatatatataaatattttgtataatatctaaaattaatttatatatatatttttccaaccggtcctgTCCTGTTTGGTCCCGAAAACTATGGAaccgaaaccggaccggatcaggccggttttcataaaataggaaccggttcaaaaccggaccaaccggtccggttcggttttccggtttaaatttacacccctattaaCCGTCCCTCCTTCTCTTCTGTTGCCTCCTCCGGCACCGGCACCGGCATCGACTCCACGCTGCGAGGTAGCTCCTCATCCCCCTCGACCTCCCCTCATTTCCGTCGCAGCCCTCAGTGAAGAAATCAAAGTCCCAACTAAAGCACCTTGCTGCCCCTCCTTTTCCAGAAAAGCCTCCTCCGTTGCCTCCTCCGGTACCTGCATCGAGTCTGTGCGGCAAAGGAAACCCTCATCCCCTTCGAAAGCCCTCATTTATGTTGAAACCCCTCCTTTCCGCGTGTATTGttttttctgaatttattttgttgtttagaTGGCTTATTCTggatttgttttgttgttgtttagaTGGCATTATGTTAGATTTTTCTGATGAGCTATTAGCGTAAAAATGACTGCTTTTTTTTGTGAGAATTAAGATAGTTTTGTCTACTGCAATTTCTGAATTTTTTGTTGCTGGAGTGGAATTGAAAAGGTCACATGTTGAGCAATTATTATTGTGAGATGAATTTGTATGGCTTGGGTTGATAAGTTATGCTTTTATTGGcacatattctatattttgggtatatatgcaatttattttgtgtatatatgtaatttttttggcacatgttttgatttgatgagatgagttgCAATTAGCTTAATCTTGATTGTTATAtgctaattttttatataattagctCATATGATATTTTGAGATGGTTAAGTTAAATTGAGTTGTGTTGTGAGTGTTTTTTATTTCCATTGTAAATTTCACATATGCATAGATATGAAGAGAGTAATTGTGTCTGTCttatttttagttgttttcTTCCAAATGGAGTTGCTAACAGTCCTATGTTAAGGGCATAGTAACATTGAGAATTCTGCATATTAACAGTCCTAAGTATTGTGTGGCATATTAACATAGAGAAAGTTGTTTGTTTgtcttattaaaaattatgcTCATTTAACTATTGCTTCTATTTAAGTAGAGAATTTTCCTTGTATTCAAACGTGTTGTATCTTTGTAGAAAATTTGAACGTTGGATGGAGACATGCTTCATTCAGATAATGAGTGTGATGAGATTGAAATTGATAaggagattgaatgtgatgaaAGTATTGAAGAACTTACTATTGGAATGAAATTTTCATCTGTAGAAGAAGTGAGGTCTTACTATTTGAAGTATGGTCAGCTGAAGGGGTTTGGGGTGTGTAAAAGGAATTCTAGACAGGATGACGATGGAAATGTCAGATGGTTATGCTTAGCATGTGCGCGAGGAGGCAGTTCACGCAATAAGGCTGCCAATGTTATGAAACCAAGACAGACAGAGAATATGGGGTGTATGGCTAGGATTAACGCAATATTGAATAATGAAGGTGGATATACCTTATCTAAAATGACCTTGGATCACACACATGGTTGTAGTCCAGGAAAGTCTAGACATTTCAGATGCTTTAAGAAAATTGATGCTTGTGTGGCTAAGAGGTTTGAAATAAATGATGAGGCAGGAATAAAATTGTCCAAAAATTTCAAGTCTGTAGTTGTTGAGGCAGAGGTTACGAGAATGTGCCATTTGGAGAGAAAGAGTGTCGAAACTACATTGACAAAGCACGACAACTTCGCCTCGGGGTTGAAGGTGCTGCAACTCTATGTAACTATTTCCAAgatatgcaaaaaagaaatccggatttttattataagatagatGTTGACCATGAGATGCGGTTAATGAATGTGTTTTGGTCAGAAGCTCGAAGTAGAGTTGCATATGAATCATTCTGGGATGTGATTACTTTTGACACAACATATTTGACTAATGCGTATAAGATGCCTTTTGCACCATTTGTGGGTGTGAATCACCATGAGCAGTCAATCCTATTCGGGTGCGAATTGATATCTAATGAGGACACAAATACATTCAAATGGTTGTTTGAGTCATGATTGAAGTGTATGAATGATCAACCGCCAAATACAATCATCACATACCAAGATAAGGCCATGAAAATTGCAATTTCAAGGGTGTTTCCAACGTCTAGGCATCGCTTCTGCCTGtggcatataatgaaaaaactttCTGAGAAGTTTGGATCACATAATTATTATGGGGAAATCAAGAGTACTGAGGTACCGGAGGAGGTGACGGAGGAGGCTTTTCTGGAAAAGGAGGGGCAGCAGGGTTTTTTCGGTTGGGACTCGGATTTCTTCACCCGAGGCTGCAACAGAAATGAGGGGAGGTCGAGGGGGATGAGGAGCTACCTCGTAGCGCGAAGTCGATACTGGTGCCGGAGGAGGCAACAGAAGAGAAGGAGGGGCGGTTGAGGTGCTGCGTTGGACTCCATTTCTTTGAGGGGCTGCGCTGCGACCAAAATGAGGGGAGGGGC is a window from the Juglans regia cultivar Chandler chromosome 7, Walnut 2.0, whole genome shotgun sequence genome containing:
- the LOC109000341 gene encoding uncharacterized N-acetyltransferase p20-like, whose translation is MHGWHLEAIDSNLAFLYNHNSRQLVAAHSVADKKDLTSLPTWSFLAYLLSCLKFIEPTSLDNLNEAAKMEGSACNCISVGKEGGDEFTNITLRPLGVSDIDHFMVWASDDKVTPFCTWEPYTSKEDGISFIKDTAIPHPWFRAICLDNRPIGAISVTANSGNDKCRGELGYVLGFKYWGKGIATRAVKMVADAIFEEWPHLERLEALVDVENVGSGKVLEKAGFLREGVLRKYITLKGKTRDMVMFSLLSTDPRT
- the LOC109000343 gene encoding uncharacterized N-acetyltransferase p20-like isoform X1 — translated: MRFRRLGSDLGTTFFTLLCFEVTSCERWGLRYPEKNKAFRIQSLMEIKLRPYELSDVDDFMEWACDDEVIRTSRLRHYTSREDALVYLQEVAIPHPWYRAMCLEESPIGFICIKPGSASERCRGLVSYALGSKYWGKGITTMAVKMVMSTVFQEFPDMERLEGFVNVDNKASQRVLEKAGFQKEGVLRKYVIVKGRTIDVTMYSYLKPDNIIT
- the LOC109000343 gene encoding uncharacterized N-acetyltransferase p20-like isoform X2 translates to MAEETELNLSKITLRPYNASDIDDFLMYGGDEKVTRFTRWNTFSSKEEALFYIKDYCIPHPYCRSICIDDRSIGFIIITPQSGDDRFRADVGYALAAQYWGQGITTRAVKMAITEGLREFPDVIRFQALVELENKASQRVLDKLGFLKEGVMRQYSFNKGKARDMVMYSYLSTDDPMP